The sequence TGTTAATTGATCAGAACTACACTATAATGGAATTAGGATATGAGAAGAGTGGTCCTTCTGATATCAGATCAAGCGATTGCTTGGACTGAAAGGAGAGATGTCTGATGTTAAAGTTCAATATTCGTGGTGAAAATGTCGAAGTTACTGACTCAATCCGTGACTACGTAGTCAAGCGGATCAGCAAGCTTCAAAAGTTCTTTGAAGATAGCGTCGAAGCTAACGCCCACGTGAACTTAAAGGTATACCCAAACCGGACCTACAAGGTTGAAGTAACGATTCCACTTCCATACCTGACGCTGCGGGCCGAAGAGACCTCCAACGACATGTACGGCAGTGTGGACCTGGTTACCGATAAGCTTGAACGTCAAATCCGGAAGTACAAGACCAAGGTTAATCGGAAGTCCCGTGAAAAGGGCTTTAAGAACGTTGAATTCGTTCCGAGCGATGACGATAGTACCAGTACTGACGATTTGAAGATCGTTCGGACCAAGCAAGTTTCCTTGAAGCCAATGGATCCCGAAGAAGCAGTCCTGCAGATGGACATGCTGGGACACGACTTCTTCGTCTTCCAAGATGCTGAGACCAACGGCACGAGTATTGTTTACCGTCGTAAGGACGGTCGCTACGGCCTGATCGAAGCAGAATAAACGGACGCTAACGAGCGTTTCAAAAGGGGATTACGGCAAGTATTTTGCCGTGATCCCTTTTCGTTTTTCCCTTGATCAGTTTGGTTTTCAAAGCCTGGTGAACGTGGTAAAATACATAAGTTAGATTAAAAATATAATTGGCTTGAGTAGCACTTTTTTAATCGTTCTTAGCTCGAGCTAATGAATTAGGAAGGACGCTTTTATGGCCAACATTTTAAAAAAATGGATTGAAAGCGACCGTCGTGAACTGCGGCGGATTGATAAAATCGCTGATAAAGTTGAAGCCTATGCCAAGACCATGGCGGCAATGACTGACGACCAGCTGAAGGCAAAGACGCCAGAGTTCCGCCAGCGCTACCAGAAGGGTGAATCACTCGATCACATGTTGCCGGAAGCCTTTGCGGTTGCCCGGGAAGGTGCCAAGCGGGTGCTGGGTCTGTACCCATTCCATGTCCAGATCATGGGTGGGATTGTCCTGCACGAGGGGAACATCGCCGAAATGAAAACCGGTGAAGGGAAGACCCTGACCGCCACCATGCCGGTGTACCTGAACGCGCTCTCCGGCAAGGGGGTTCACGTTATCACCGTCAACGAGTACCTGTCCAAGCGTGATGCCGTCGAGATGGGTCAGCTTTACAACTGGCTGGGCTGCAGCGTCGGCATCAACAACTCCGAGATGAGCCCCGACCAGAAGCGGGAAGCCTACAAGGCCGACATCATGTACTCAACCAACAGTGAAATCGGGTTCGACTACCTGCGTGACAACATGGCCGTCTACAAGGAAGACCAGGTTCAGCGGGGATTGAACTACGCAATCGTCGACGAGGTGGACTCGATCTTAATCGACGAAGCCCGGACGCCACTGATCATTTCCGGACCAGGGACGGGAACCTCGAAGCTCTACAAGCAGACGGACCGGTTCGTTAAGCAGCTGAAGAACGAGGTGGACTACAAGGTCGACCTGGAGTCCAAGACCGTTTCCCTGACCGACGAGGGAATCCAAAAGGCCGAGAAGTACTTCAACCTGAAGAATCTCTATGATCCCGAGAACACGCCGCTGACCCACCACCTTGACCAGGCGCTGCGGGCCAACTACATCATGTACCGGGACAAGGACTACGTGGTTTCTGACGGCGAAGTCCTGATCGTTGACTCCTTTACCGGACGGGTCATGCAGGGACGGCGGTTCTCTGACGGCCTCCACCAGGCGATCGAAGCCAAGGAAGGCGTTGAGATCCAGGAAGAAAACAAGACGATGGCCAACATCACCTACCAGAACCTCTTCCGGATGTACAACAAGCTGGCCGGGATGACCGGGACCGCCAAGACCGAACAGGAAGAATTCCGTGAAATTTACAACATGGAGACGATCACGATTCCAACCAACAAGCCGGTTATTCGAAAGGACGAACCGGATCTGCTCTACCCAACGTTGAAGAGCAAGTTTGCGGCCGTTGTTCGCCGGATCAAGAAGCTCCACGAAAAGGGCCAACCGATCCTGGTCGGGACCGTGGCCGTTGAGACCTCGGAATACCTGTCGCATTTGCTGGATAAGGAACACATTCCGCACGTGGTCTTGAACGCCAAGAACCACGCCAAGGAAGCCGACATCATCAAGAACGCCGGTCAGCGTGGTGCCGTTACGATCGCCACCAACATGGCCGGGCGGGGGACCGACATCAAGCTCGGCCCCGGCGTTCGTGAACTCGGTGGTCTGGCCGTCATTGGGACCGAACGGCACGAATCGCGGCGGATTGATAACCAGCTGCGTGGTCGTTCCGGTCGGCAGGGTGACCCGGGCCTGTCCCAGTTCTACCTGTCACTGGAAGATGACCTGATGAAGCGGTTCGGTGGTGACCGGATCAAGAACTTCCTGCAACGGATGAAGGTTGACGACGAGGATGCCGTGATCAAGAGTCGCTTCCTGACGCGCCAGGTGGAATCCGCCCAGAAGCGGGTTGAAGGGAACAACTACGACTCACGGAAGAACGTCCTCCAGTACGATGACGTGATGCGTGAACAGCGTGAGATCATCTACAAGGAACGTCAGCAGATCATCACCGAGGACAAGTCTTTAAAGTGGGTTCTGATGCCAATCTTTAAGCGGACAATCGAACGGGAAGTCGAGCAGCACACCCTGGGTGACGAAAAGGAATGGGATCTCAAGGGGATCGTCGACTTTGCTGAAGAGGTCCTGGTCAAGCCGAATACCATCACGGTCAACGATTTGAAGGGCAAGACCAAGGAAGAAATGGTGGACTACCTGATGGGCTTTGCCAAGGGCGTCTACAAGGACAAGCAGCGTCAGCTCTATGATCCAGCCCAGATGCTGGAATTCGAGAAGGTCGTGCTCCTGCGGGTGGTTGACTCCCACTGGACCGACCACATCGACGTGATGGACCAGTTCCGGCAGTCTGTCGGTCTGCGGGGCTATGGTCAGTTGAACCCGCTGGTTGAATACCAGACGGCCGGCTACCACATGTTCGAGCAGATGATTGCCGACATCGAGTACGAGACGACCCGGCTCTTCATGAAGTCCGAGATTCGTCAGAACGTGACCCGGTAAAATTCAATATGATTGACTACTACTAGATTTTAGGTACGGCAGTAAGGTAACCCATGGCGGTACCGCTGCCGTATGTTTGTATGTGGAGGTTTTGTTGTGGAATTAAGTGAAGCAAAAAAACAAGTAGAAGCAATGCAACAAGAAGTTGCCCGCTTCGGGAGGTCTCTTTGACCTTGATGCCTTAGACGAGAGCATCGCGGAAAACGAGCAGAAGATGGCCCAGCCGGACTTCTGGAACGATAACGAAGCGGCTCAGAAGGTCATCGGTGAAAATAACGCGCTCAAGGACAAGCGCGATACCTTTGTCCACCTGCGCGACCAGATTGCCAACCTGCAGACCAATATCGAGCTTCTCGAACTGGAGCCTGACCCGGACCTGCAGCAAGAATTTGATACCAGCTTTGCCCAGACGAAGAAGGACCTGGAGCAGTACCGGCTCAGCCAGCTGCTGGACGGGGAGTACGACTCCAAGAACGCCATCTTGGAAATCCACCCCGGTGCCGGGGGGACCGAAGCCCAGGATTGGGGATCGATGCTTTTGCGGATGTACGTTCGCTGGGGCGAGCAGCACGGCTTTACCGTCGAAACTGCCAGCTATGAGGCCGGGGACGAGGCCGGCATCAAGAGCGTGACCCTCCTGATTAAGGGACACAACGCCTTTGGCTACCTGCGCAGCGAAAAGGGGGTTCACCGGCTCGTCCGGATCTCGCCATTTGACGCGGCTGCTCGGCGGCACACCTCCTTTGCCTCGGTCGACGTCATGCCCGAATTGGACGAGAGCGTTGACATCAAGATTGACCCGTCCGATCTCCGGGTCGACACCTTCCGTTCCAGCGGGGCCGGTGGTCAGCACATTAACAAGACCGAATCGGCCGTCCGGATTACCCACCTGCCAACCGGGATCGTGACCTCCTCGCAGGCCGAACGTTCCCAGCTGCAGAACCGGGTGACCGCGATGAACATGCTGAAGTCGAAGCTGTACGAATTGGAGGAGGAAAAAAAGGCCAAGAAACGGGCCGAGATCGAAGGGGAACAGCTGGAGATCGGCTGGGGCTCCCAGATTCGCTCCTACGTCTTCCACCCCTACACGATGGTCAAGGATAACCGGAGCGGTTACGAGACTCACGATGTCCAGGCGGTGATGGATGGTGACCTCGATCCTTTCATCAATGCCTACCTGCAGTGGAAATTAAGCCAAAAGAACCCGCAATAAAGAAGATTGCGGTTAGTTGGAAAAGCAAGTAAGATTAAATTAACAAGGAGTGGTGTTTATGCGCGAAAATCGCAAACGTCGGCTGACCCGCTCGGCGTCCGACCGTATTCTAGGTGGCGTCTTTGGCGGACTCGGTAAATATCTCCATGTTTCACCGAATTTTTTGCGGGTGATCTACGTGATCCTGACGATCCTGACCGCCGGTATGCCGGGGGTGATCGTCTACCTAATCCTGCTGATCATTATGCCGCCTGACCCGGAGCATCCCGGCATCATGGGCTTCTTCCAGGCTTTCAACGACCTGAACAAGAAGATGACTGATTCGGATGACCATTCCCGGTCCCGGCGGCAACTGACCGACGTAGAAGAAAAAGACATTAAAAGAAATGGGCGATCATAATGGGATTTTGGAAAAGAGTATTAATTGATACCATTTTGTTCATTGCCCTGGCCGGCCTCTTTGCCGGAACGGGGATGTTCTACATCAGCAGCGCCTGGATTGCGCTGCTGGCCAGCTTTGTCTTGGCCATCTTAAACGTCTTGGTCAAGCCAATCCTGGTGATTCTTTCCCTGCCGATCAACGTCTTGACCCTCGGGCTCTTCAGCATCGTGATTAACGGGGCGATGCTGATGTTGACGTCGGCATTTATTGGTGCGGACTTCTTTCACTTCTCCTCGTTTTGGAGTGCCATGCTGATTGCCATCATCATGTCGATCTGCAACACCATTATCACTGATCACCAAGAAAATCATTATTAAAAGGAGTGAAGCATCGTGCCAAACCACGTTACCGTTCAAGAATTAGTTGACCAGGTCCGCTTAAAGGTCCTCCAGGGCAAGGAATACCTCGACCGGCCGATCACCACCAGTGACATCTCCCGGCCAGCCCTGGAATTTGCCGGTTACTTCAAGCACTATCCAGCCCTGCGGATCCAGCTGCTGGGGATCACCGAAACCTCCTTCTCCAAGGACCTGACCCACGAGAAGATGGAGAAGTACATGACGAAGATGTGCACGCCCCAGACGCCGTGCTTCGTCATCTCAACGAACCTGCCGATCCCGCCGGAACTGAAGACGGCGGCCGCTAATGCCAACATCCCGATTCTGGGAACCCACCTGACCTCGTCACAGATCCTGTCGAACATGACCTCCTACCTGCTGGGCCGTCTGGCACCACGGAAATCAATGCACGGGGTCCTCGTCGACATCAACGGGGTTGGGGTTCTGATCACCGGTGACTCTGGGGTCGGTAAGAGTGAAACCGCCCTGGAACTGGTCCGGCGGGGACACCGGCTGGTTGCCGATGACCGGGTCGAAGTCTACGCCCGGGACGAACAGACCCTGATCGGGACGGCGCCGGCGATCCTAAAGCACCTGATGGAAATTCGGGGAATCGGAATCATCGACGTTTCCACCCTTTACGGGACCGGGGCGATCATGCCGGATGACAACATCAATCTGATCGTTCACCTGGAGACCTGGACGCCGGACGCCAAGTTTGACCGGCTCGGCGACCGGGGCGATACCCAGACCATTCAGGGGGTCATCATCCCGAAGGTGTCAGTCCCAGTTAAAACCGGGCGGAACCTGGCGATCATCATTGAATCGGCCGCGATGAACTACCGGGCCGAAACGATGGGCTACGACGCCACGGAAACCTTCGACCGCAACCTGAACAAGCTGATCAAGGAGAACTCGGCCCGCGATAGCAAGAGGGTTCAGAAGTAATGGGAACCAGGCTAACAGCGGCGCTTAACCCAATCGCCCTTCAATTTGGTCCCTTCACGATTCACTGGTACGGGGTCATCATTGCGACCGGGGTGGTCCTGGCCCTCTGGCTGTCCGTTCGCGAGGGCAAGCGCCAGGGGATTCCCGAAGACTATTTCTATGATTATCTGCTCTGGGCTTTGCCGATTGCCATCATCTGTGCCCGGCTCTACTACGTCACCTTCCAGTGGCCGTATTATGCCGCCCATCCCGGCGAGATCATCGCCATCTGGGACGGGGGGATCGCCATCTACGGGTCGATTCTCGGGGGCTTTGCCGTCCTCTACTTCTTCTGTCGCGCCCGGCACCTGTCGATGTGGACAATGCTGGACGTGATCGCGCCAACGGTTATCCTGGCCCAGGGGATCGGTCGCTGGGGCAATTTCATGAACCAGGAGGCCTTTGGTGTGATTACGACCAGAGCCGCCCTAGTGGCCCAGCACATCCCGAATTGGATCATCGCCCAGATGTACATCGGTGGTCATTACCGGGTGCCAACCTTTCTCTACGAATCGCTCTGGGACCTGGCGGGCTTTGCCATCTTGATGCTTTTGCGGCACCGGCACCACTTCTTCTTGCGTGGGGAGGTCTTCTTATCCTACGTGATGTGGTATGCCTTTGGCCGCTTCTTTATTGAGGGAATGCGGACCGACAGCCTGATGCTGGGCAGCGTCATCCGGGTTTCCCAGCTGCTGTCACTGGTGTTCTTTGCCGGTGCCCTGGTCTTAATGATCGTGCGGCGGCGACGGGGGACGGTTCCCTGGTATGATCAATCAAAGTAAGATGAATTAAGGAAAGAGAGAGATTTTATGACTGAAAAAGTAGCAGTACTCGGCGCGGGCTCTTGGGGCAGCGTGCTGGCAAACATGTTGGTAGAAAACGGTCACGATGTGCTTCTCTGGTCACGGGACCAGGACCAGGTTGATCAGCTCAACCGGGAGCACGTCAACCCGGCCTACATGAAGGATTTTACCTATTCCAGTGATCTTCACGCTACGGCCGACATGAAGGAGGCCGTGGCTGGGGCCGACGTGGTGCTGATCGTGATCCCGACCAAGGGGATCCGGGAGGTTGCCAAGAAGCTCAACGCCGTCCTGGCCGACCTCGGCCAGCAGTCGCTGATCATGCACGCCACTAAAGGGCTGGAACAAAACACCTACAAGCGGCCGTCCGAAATGATCAAGGAAGAAATCGCCCCTGAATACCGTCGCGACGTGGTGGTGCTGTCCGGGCCAAGCCATGCCGAATCCGTGGCCATCAAGGATGTGACCGCCGTCACGGCCGCCTGTGCCAACCTGGCTGATGCTCAAAAGGTACAAAAACTCTTTAGTAACGATTACTTCCGGGTCTACACCAACGATGACGTGATCGGCGCCGAATTTGGTGCGGCCCTGAAGAACATTATTGCCATTGGTGCCGGGGCCCTGCAGGGATTGGGTTACCACGACAACGCTCGTGCCGCCTTGATCACCCGGGGCCTGGCCGAAATCCGCCGGCTGGGCGTGGCCTTTGGCGCCAACCCAATGACCTTCATCGGCCTGTCCGGGGTGGGGGACCTGATCGTTACCGCCACCAGCAAGAATTCCCGGAATTGGCGTGCCGGCTACCAGCTTGGCCAGGGCCAACAGCTCGACGACGTCATTAAAAACATGGGGATGGTCATCGAGGGAGTTTACACCACCAAGGCTGCCTATGAGCTTAGTAAAAAACGTCAGGTAAAAATGCCAATAACCGAAGCATTGTACCAGGTTTTATACCAGGGCGAGAGCATTAAAACCGCAATTTCTCAGCTAATGAGCCGAGATCTTACGTCAGAGATGGAATAATTATGGTAAAATACAACCGGGTACAATGAGAGATTGAAGTTATGGAAAGGATTTTTTCGTTATGAAACGTGTTAGAAAAGCGATTATTCCGGCAGCCGGGTTGGGGACCCGTTTCCTGCCTGCTACCAAGGCCTTAGCCAAGGAAATGCTGCCCATTGTTGATAAGCCAACGATCCAGTTTATCGTTGAGGAAGCACGCAAGTCCGGCATCGAAGACATCGTTGTCGTTGACGGCAAGAACAAGCGCTCGATCGAGGACCACTTCGATTCCAACCCTGAACTGGAAGACAACCTGCGTGCTAAGCACAAGGATGCCATGCTGAAGCTGGTCGAAGAAACGACCGACATCAACATCTACTTCATTCGGCAGTCACACCCACGCGGCCTCGGGGATGCCGTTTTGACCGCCCGCGACTTCATCGGCGACGAACCATTCGTGGTCATGCTCGGTGACGATCTGAACAACATCAACAACAACGGTGAACCGCTGACCAAGCAGCTGATCGAAAGCTACGAACAGACCGGGGCCTCCACCCTGGCCGTAATGCGAGTACCACACGAGGACACCGCCAAGTACGGCGTTATCAACCCAAGCAAGGAAGTTACGCCGGGCCTGTACAACGTGACGAGCTTTGTTGAAAAGCCGGCCCCGAAGGACGCACCAAGCGACCTGGCCATCATTGGTCGCTACGTCTTCACCCCAGAAATTTTTGACGTTCTGGCCAAGACGAAGCCGGGCAAGGGCAACGAAATTCAGCTGACGGATGCCATCGACACCCTGAACCAAACGCAACGGGTCTTCGCTCGTGAATACAAGGGCGACCGTTACGACGTTGGTAACAAGTTCGGCTGGGTTAAGACCAACATTGAATACGGTCTGCAGCACCCACAAGTTAAGGATGAGCTGCGTGCCTACATCAAGGATCTCGGCGCCAAGCTGGCGGCTGAGGACAAGAAGTCCAGCGCAAAGAAGTAATTTAAACAATCAAGAAGTTGAGTTAATTCCCAACTTCTTTTTTTACACTTGTGCTTATAAAAAGTAAGCAAAACGATGGACATTTGGATCCGCGGCCAGTATGATATAGTCAAGAATTTATTTGTGGAGGAATCAAAATGGCAGAAGAAAAGCACTATGATGTTGTGGTGATCGGTGCGGGTCCCGGTGGCCTGACCACCGCCATGTATGCTTCCCGGGCCAACCTGTCCGTCGTGATGCTTGACCGGGGGATCTACGGTGGCAATCTGAACAATACCGCCACAATTGAAAACTACACCGGCTTCAAGAGCGTCAAGGGGCCGGACCTGGCCAAGGACATGTACGAGAGTGCCACCCAGTTTGGCGCCGAATACGCCTACGGGACGGTCACCAAGGTTGAGGACCAGGGCGCAACCAAGAAGATCACGACCGACATGGGCGACACTTACATCGCCAAGGCAGTCGTCATCGCCACTGGTTCTGGCCAGCGCCACCTGGACGTGCCGGGCGAAGAGGAGTTTGGCGGCCGGGGCGTTTCCTACTGCGCGGTCTGCGACGGGGCCTTTTTCAAGGGACTGAACTTGGCCGTAGTCGGTGGCGGGGATTCCGCAGTCGAAGAGGGAATCTACCTGACCCAGCTAGCCAAGAAGGTGACCGTCCTGGTCCGTGGCGACCACCTGAAGGCCCAGCCAATGCTACAGGACGAGGCCGCTAAGAACGACAAGCTGGACTTTGTCTACAACACCAGCGTGACTGAGATCACGGGCGACGACGTTAAGGTTCGTGGCGTCAAGACCCACAACAACCAAACCGGTGAGGACGGCGAGATGCCAGTCGACGGGGTCTTCATTTACGTCGGGGCCTACCCGATGACCGCTCCCTTTGCCAACCTGGGAATCCTCGACGACCAGGGCTGGGTCAAGACCGATAACGAGATGAAGACCAGCCTTCCCGGGATCTTTGCGATCGGGGATGTCCGCGAGACGCCGCTGCGTCAGATCGCAACGGCGGTCGGCGACGGTGCCATTGCCGGCCAGCAGGTTTATAAGTACATCAGTAGTTTGAACTAAGATTAAGGGTCGTGCCTGTATCGCAGCACGTCTCTTTTTTGGTACACAAGTAAAACTTTAGTAAACTTTGCTGGGAGGGCGGCAGGTCGGTGCAGAATGCGGTATACTAGTGGCAGAGAAAAATGTAAAGGGGACATCACTGTGAGCTGGAAAGATACTTACCAAGTATGGAAGAAACAAACTGATCTCGATCCAAAGCTGAAGCAAGAATTGGACGAATTAAGCGATGATAAGGAAATCGAAGACGCCTTTTACGGTCCGCTGTCATTTGGGACGGCCGGCATGCGGGGCTTGATGGGTCCCGGGATCAACCGGATGAACATCTACACGGTTCGGCAGGCAACTGAGGGCCTGGCAACCCTGATGGAATCACTGGGTGACGACATCAAGGCCCGGGGTGTGGCGATCGGCTACGACTCTCGTCACAATTCCTATCAGTTTGCCCACGACTCTGCCCGGGTCCTGGGTGCTCACGGCATTAAGGTTTACATCTACGACAACGTTCGGCCAACCCCTGAACTGTCATTTGCCGTTCGTCACAACCACACCTACGCCGGAATCATGATTACGGCGAGCCACAACCCGAAGGAATACAACGGCTACAAGATCTACGGTGAAGATGGTGGTCAGATGCCACCGAAGGAATCCGACATGATGACCGGCTACATCCGGGGCATCAAAGACATTTTCGACATCAAGCTGGCTGATGAACAAGAAATGCTCAACAGCGGCCTGGAGACGGTCATGGGTGAAGATGTCGACCACGCCTACCTGCAATTAGCCAAGGAAGTCACGGTCAACCCTGAACTGGCTAAGGAATACGGCAAGGACATGAAGTTCGTCTTCACGCCACTATGCGGGACTGGTCGGATGCTGGGTGAACGGGCCCTGCGCCAGGCCGGCTTTACCAACTTCACGATTGAACCAACCGAAGCCCAACCAAACGGTGACTTCCCAGGTCTGGAACACCCGAACCCGGAATTCCCCGAAGCCTTTGTTCGCTCCATCAAGCTTGGCAAGCAGATCGACGCCGACGTGCTGATCGCCACCGACCCCGATGCCGACCGGCTGGGCTGCGCCGTTCGTCAGCCAAACGGTGAATACCAACTGCTGACCGGGAACCAGATCGCATCGATCATGCTTCACTACATCCTGGAAGCCCACAAGCAGGCGGGTACCCTGCCGAAGAACGCGGCGGCCGTTAAGTCGATCGTTTCCACCAACTTCGCGGCCAAGATCGCTGCGGACTACGGTGTCAAGATGATCAACGTCCTGACCGGCTTCAAGTGGATTGCCGACCAGATTCACCAGTACGAGACTGGCAAGGCTGACCACACCTTCATGTTTGGCTTCGAGGAAAGCTACGGCTACCTGATCAAGCCATTCGTTCGGGACAAGGATGCCATCCAGTCCCTGACCCTGCTGGCCGAAGTAGCGGCCTACTACCGGAGTCGCAACATGACCCTGTACGATGGCCTGCAAGAACTCTTCAAGAAGTACGGTTACTTCCGTGAAAAGACGATTGCTAACACCTACGCCGGGGTTGACGGTCCAGCCAAGATCCAGGGCCTGATGAAGAAGTTCCGGGAAGAGGCACCAAAGGACTTCGCTGGTCACCAGGTTGTCGTTACCGAGGACTTCTCCAAGGGCACCAAGACGACCGCCGATGGCAAGGTCAGCGAATTGGGCATTCCAGAATCCAACGTGCTGCGTTACGTTCTGGATGACGAGACCTGGATTGCCATTCGTCCATCCGGCACTGAACCAAAGCTGAAGTTCTACATCGGCACGAGCGCTGATTCCCTCGACGCCGCCAATGCCAAGCTGGCCGACTTTGAAAAGGCCCTGCAGGCATTCGCTGAAGAATAAACGGCGACACTAATTTAAAGTCAAAATAAAATTTCCACCACGATCCTGAGTGATTGTGGTGGAAATTTTTGTTAATGCTCGAAATGATTTAGTGGATGTAAGCCGTCAATCATCGCTGCTCGTTGTCGACTGGGACGGTGATTGTTCATCGTTGGCTTTCAAATCGCTAATCGGGGTCCAGTGGAGCTGCTTCAAAAGCAGTGGCTGCTTAAACTTAGTGTCCTGGTCGGCGAAGAGATTGTTTTGGGACAGGGCATCCCGGTTGGTGTTCATCACGTCATTGAGGTATTGATCGGCGAAGTAGTGAATGGGAACGCCAAGGATGCTGAGCAGGGAAATGACCGGCTCGATGTATTCGTAGGGGTGGGCGATTGTCGTGG comes from Limosilactobacillus sp. and encodes:
- the trxB gene encoding thioredoxin-disulfide reductase, whose amino-acid sequence is MAEEKHYDVVVIGAGPGGLTTAMYASRANLSVVMLDRGIYGGNLNNTATIENYTGFKSVKGPDLAKDMYESATQFGAEYAYGTVTKVEDQGATKKITTDMGDTYIAKAVVIATGSGQRHLDVPGEEEFGGRGVSYCAVCDGAFFKGLNLAVVGGGDSAVEEGIYLTQLAKKVTVLVRGDHLKAQPMLQDEAAKNDKLDFVYNTSVTEITGDDVKVRGVKTHNNQTGEDGEMPVDGVFIYVGAYPMTAPFANLGILDDQGWVKTDNEMKTSLPGIFAIGDVRETPLRQIATAVGDGAIAGQQVYKYISSLN
- a CDS encoding phospho-sugar mutase, with translation MSWKDTYQVWKKQTDLDPKLKQELDELSDDKEIEDAFYGPLSFGTAGMRGLMGPGINRMNIYTVRQATEGLATLMESLGDDIKARGVAIGYDSRHNSYQFAHDSARVLGAHGIKVYIYDNVRPTPELSFAVRHNHTYAGIMITASHNPKEYNGYKIYGEDGGQMPPKESDMMTGYIRGIKDIFDIKLADEQEMLNSGLETVMGEDVDHAYLQLAKEVTVNPELAKEYGKDMKFVFTPLCGTGRMLGERALRQAGFTNFTIEPTEAQPNGDFPGLEHPNPEFPEAFVRSIKLGKQIDADVLIATDPDADRLGCAVRQPNGEYQLLTGNQIASIMLHYILEAHKQAGTLPKNAAAVKSIVSTNFAAKIAADYGVKMINVLTGFKWIADQIHQYETGKADHTFMFGFEESYGYLIKPFVRDKDAIQSLTLLAEVAAYYRSRNMTLYDGLQELFKKYGYFREKTIANTYAGVDGPAKIQGLMKKFREEAPKDFAGHQVVVTEDFSKGTKTTADGKVSELGIPESNVLRYVLDDETWIAIRPSGTEPKLKFYIGTSADSLDAANAKLADFEKALQAFAEE